From Brienomyrus brachyistius isolate T26 chromosome 18, BBRACH_0.4, whole genome shotgun sequence, one genomic window encodes:
- the spen gene encoding msx2-interacting protein isoform X1: protein MVRETRHLWVGNLPENVREEKIIEHFKRYGRVESVKVLPKRGSEGGVAAFVDFVDIKSAQKAHNSINKMGDRDLRTDYNEPGTIPSAARGLDDSLSIGSRGRDVSGFARAAGGPVYGPPASLHSREARYERRLDGTSESRDRAYDHSAYGHHERGGGGGSGFERPRHYDTDYYRDPRERALAGAASGSGSGGGGGGVSSGVGPGAGGTGASGGNASGGGSGAGGGVSGSASVPVGYYGSRGRSPGRFETPEPRYEARPREPFTLASVVHRDLYREERGRRGDRVYQHSRSRSPHSSQSLNPSPQRLASQAARPPRSPSGSASGSRSSSSDSVSSTSSSSSGSSDSSSSSSDESPARSVQSAAVPAPSAPPPSALEKDEPRKSFGIKVQNLPVRSTDTSLKDGLFHEFKKYGKVTSVQIHGASEERYGLVFFRQQEDQEKALCASKGKLFFGMQIDVTAWNGPETESENEFRPLDERIDEFHPKATRTLFIGNLEKTTSYHDLLNIFQRFGEIVDIDIKKVNGAPQYAFLQYCDIASVCKAIKKMDGEYLGNNRLKLGFGKSMPTTCVWLDGLSSNITEQYLTRHFCRYGHVVKVVFDRLKGMALILYNNIEYAQAAVKETKGWKIGGNKIKVDFANQESQMAFYRSMQASGQDIRDFYEILSERRDERRPPYHEFSAERAYYENVRAPGTYTEDPRRKYPARSREFYTEWDPYQGDYYDPRYYDDPREYRDYRDPYEQDIRKYSYLQRERERERERFETDRERDHSRRTIERSQSPSHPRRAASPAASPSPSERLPSDSERRIYSRSSERSGSCSSLSPPRYEKPDKARPDWYSKNEKLEKERQLFELERATGGEKDKRAVRKEKAEKGEKGEKQKLRKLKVPSPSLPSSETDPEPDQETSPETGPRCKGGKVTVKEKDTAGKGRLDLPPCVVQLTRVKEKEGKLLEQAAGEKLRLKGENDSVRSPPPLPSSIDQKGLTSRQDIQKGELPKQCKVSKEKSLASQVEVVDREGKVKPKKHMKPEPGFDGTNSSIEVDRLAARKRRFGDSAGKIEKLKRGIQEEEEGRLGLKKSCDSIVAKEVEADRKIFRKEAHKREHRKGKSERLVTVCSPKEELDTEGMPLGLGLSLNLQARLGEPAEESTDLVDFPGRKTGIILKNQSHITQMFPDDVSLDQDDIEEQEQPNFLDLVDQSLVQEKGTGEADERLSVDIDHSQSCRKQMEQNRRLRQQLQEHDKSDKPENPHGADSEDFDRRSLVHEVGKPPQDVTDDSPPNKRKKMEILDFDMNVKRERNYRSSRQVSEDSEKNTSSMPGLRHFSYQEEDNTAESPRLVSIKEAKDSPKLEVYSHMDILKYSFDSTSNRGRSSHTELSKVKVVSLGCEEEQRWESRVKQDPLRLDMSFPSSIVKREGIRKRLVRELEPGEVQSDSDEDSENKHHSPKPSTSLSFLLREREDRLSDLKLSGSLERNKFYSFALDQTITPDTKALLERAKSLSSSREDNWSFLDRDSRFASFRSTKDKEKVESAPRPIPSWYMKKKKIRTDSDGKLDDKKEEPKPEEHERQELFASRFLHSSIFEQDSRRLQHLERKDPDTELNISRYAGRQSSTEAQPGTGGSDLLQEPMVLFHSRFLELQQQKERDLRPKEIEKMNSADGHEREKLQECEQEQSRSSPKVPELTVDPDVKPISPSAGVAVSHPTSVPRDMTLPQDKPMVQSISAKEEKGASVADVYLPPSLPVAEIPPPGPSSVVTLEAISSEADVKMHSKEELCESKNQVKNTATIEQSSYLDVKPPTPGASLSSLEPEPHPTEFPIPVSPKSEENTDTTKEEALSEKCDQIDSNIPQKMEESQEVQLLVSETEVEPVLPPRKQPKNKRAKPISAPTPSLVQTAGAEKPAIRKSERIDREKLKRASSPRGEAFKPATDSKNTAKSPIHAPDTDQSYEVSLLHGRTRRRNVRSVYATPVEDETPQQSSKEVTESPRPTRKRCAERELVQQQQPSQDTLAAPPRRGRPPKTRRRGEDMSPVKGEPPKTSEGEETDSKDLCSSGEVAKVTEGWRSPRTQKVQLTQGSPPASSVQGRKGVKADKTPENTGPQMERSGGDAAGILDSTAKSKEELLEQCGKLIGNEIQDMTMEKGEKDSDIPDLTERKLDEEKAGDKLETSVTEKRPPAEKSGKTKAARLTRNTKMAIEDNSLSLKNLEIRLSVDDVKGVLRSGEEESESFDTSLKKTKSGASAKEDSLTPPVIKASELSSEKKEEVLSDPEPPADPAAALLARQMELERAVENIAKLSVEPPLPIYKEPQTEPPTLISPVTVEPENEVEEEKPANPSSETELEAAIYSITADADGFTAPPTYATLVPTPEPLAIPSTSECMEPETDVVISNIMDTDRGLIPDSKVSESAAGEASTQDGSPQPGTPRKGSKVRAKPQKKSKSRRTQTNRKGDVTEEAVLEPEHTPVKIPESIPEDPQTLKPKVGSASTAAIVTTAASCKQEVVRVTVEAVNTPKEAEQPAVEQPEPQESAFHSTSKLQQQPSDTASLTPSPTSLKFSPTRTCKLPVSPQDWQNHSEDGRVLAPSAPQLPVTGLSTSTATAGVPPPGNSTLPPDTKASDIDPSASTLRKILMEPKYVSASNNSAPSALLTTSMRDPRMSENDNSCELITVKPCIPDERPSTVTPHPVHQQSSLPPPPEVQQAYSEKMVNSVISSTGTSVISRIPIPFDSEEAPRISLSSRNSGMSLPKQKYRSGISENRYHGLAMGEEGSRGGRAMVESAAYSTGASPGLRVNTSEGVVVLSYSGQKTEGRQRISAKISQIPPASAVDIEFQQSVSKPQIKQEPLTPSQPPTPKASQTATAYSHSVLAGQSYNTQPVISTIKQENPGSDKSELPYHTGPPAGTVKMHSQSVSSSQVLIYNQAMLQQQQNIKKGMVTDPIPLKVDSGKPQSSNLSPVMSPHHPSLSGNHMGSSPGTPTDRTVPHLKQEPHSPRTSGHSPSPFSKVCPPSSSVSPIGTSVVLGPGMSAISQFVHHPEQSVIMPPHSVTQSVSLSHLSQSDVRLNTPPLSGIGYGMRSETLASPRSGNQQRSSTPQPAGIRDMVLQSHTGCTGGSSGTSEEDVRHFHQGLRRPSAPQVQSDVMVMPSDYCGLHHGASLYGLPSRDVRILMHHQLGEHASTEARQARTPETGCSSSSSNISSSSASKAPPVGKGVTQAGKDSTKTTDVKVPQSPHAEGRILGVHPTVPVMVSNPGVQLLHGGAASTFPEYSAVYRDMRGFHSQYAGPSAMGINLPPRSITPSQDGEHSHRSKTPQVPSGAVGDLKAEGSHHRHTGTIDLSRAQGDAGSPSYASPVPISHKLDSVQTSVTKGSVSFLPSHLPSSGSGQMRDEGKLEHTANRTMDMVQLLKKYPIVWQGHLALKNDTAAVQLHFVSGNNVLAHRSLPPPEGGPLLRIVQRMRLEASQLEGVTRRMMVESDYCLLLALPCGRDQEDVLNQTHALKGGFITYLQAKQAAGIINVPNPGSNQPAYVLQIFPPCEFSESHLSRLAPDLLSSISSISPHLMIVIASV, encoded by the exons ATGGTCCGGGAAACCAGACACCTATGGGTGGGGAATTTACCTGAAAATGTGCGAGAGGAGAAAATTATCGAACATTTCAAACG GTATGGGAGGGTGGAGAGTGTCAAGGTCCTCCCCAAGCGGGGGTCGGAGGGCGGCGTGGCGGCTTTTGTGGATTTTGTGGACATTAAGAGCGCCCAAAAAGCACATAACTCCATCAACAAGATGGGAGACAGGGATCTGCGCACCGACTATAATGAACCTGGGACCATCCCGAGTGCCGCACGTGGCCTGGACGATAGCCTATCCATAGGCTCTCGCGGTCGGGATGTTTCGGGGTTCGCGAGGGCAGCAGGGGGGCCAGTGTACGGTCCCCCGGCGTCTCTCCACAGCAGAGAGGCACGCTATGAGCGCAGACTGGATGG GACCTCTGAGAGTCGGGATCGTGCCTATGATCACAGTGCCTATGGACACCACGAACGAGGTGGCGGCGGTGGCAGTGGTTTCGAGCGACCGCGACACTACGATACAGACTATTACCGTGACCCGCGGGAGCGTGCGCTGGCCGGAGCTGCCTCCGGCTCTGGctcaggtggtggtgggggcggggtctCCAGTGGGGTTGGCCCAGGCGCTGGAGGAACGGGGGCCAGCGGCGGCAATGCCAGCGGAGGTGGGAGCGGCGCCGGCGGAGGAGTAAGCGGGTCTGCATCCGTGCCGGTGGGTTATTACGGCTCGCGCGGCCGCAGTCCTGGCCGCTTCGAGACCCCCGAGCCGCGCTATGAGGCTCGGCCTCGTGAGCCCTTTACTCTGGCCAGTGTGGTTCACCGTGACCTGTATCGTGAAGAAAGAGGGCGCCGAGGAGATCGCGTGTACCAGCACAGCCGCAGCCGCTCCCCGCACTCCTCGCAGTCGCTGAACCCCTCCCCACAGCGGCTGGCAAGCCAGGCGGCGCGGCCCCCTCGCTCCCCCAGCGGGTCTGCCTCTGGTAGCCGGTCGTCCAGCTCGGATTCcgtcagcagcaccagcagcagcagcagcggcaG CAGCGATtccagcagcagctccagtgATGAGTCTCCAGCACGATCTGTGCAGTCAGCTGCAGTGCCTGCCCCCTCTGCTCCGCCCCCATCAGCCCTCGAAAAGGATGAGCCTCGCAAAAGTTTTGGCATTAAGGTCCAGAACCTTCCTGTGCGCTCCACAG ACACCAGCCTGAAGGACGGCTTGTTCCATGAGTTTAAGAAGTATGGGAAGGTGACGTCAGTGCAGATCCATGGAGCGTCAGAGGAGCGCTATGGATTAGTCTTCTTCCGACAGCAGGAGGACCAGGAGAAGGCCTTGTGTGCTTCTAAAGGAAAGCTTTTCTTTGGCATGCAAATTGACGTCACTGCCTGGAATGGCCCAG AGACTGAGAGTGAGAATGAGTTCCGGCCACTGGATGAGCGCATTGATGAATTTCATCCCAAAGCTACACGAACACTGTTTATAGGCAACCTGGAGAAGACAACTAGCTACCACGACCTTCTCAACATCTTCCAGCGATTTGGGGAGATTGTG GACATCGATATTAAAAAAGTGAATGGCGCCCCCCAGTATGCTTTCTTGCAGTACTGTGACATTGCAAGTGTCTGCAAGGCCATCAAAAAGATGGATGGGGAGTACTTGGGTAACAACAGGCTCAAG CTGGGCTTTGGGAAGAGCATGCCCACAACATGCGTGTGGCTAGATGGCCTATCTTCTAATATCACAGAGCAGTACCTCACACGCCACTTCTGTCGATACGGACATGTAGTCAAG GTTGTGTTTGACAGACTGAAAGGAATGGCCTTGATTCTGTATAATAATATTGAGTATGCGCAGGCTGCTGTCAAGGAAACCAAGGGCTGGAAAATCGGGGGAAACAAAATTAAG GTGGATTTTGCCAATCAAGAGAGCCAAATGGCTTTTTATCGCTCAATGCAGGCGTCTGGGCAGGATATCCGAGACTTCTATGAAATCTTATCTGAACGAAG AGATGAGCGTAGACCACCTTACCATGAATTTTCAGCAGAGCGGGCATACTATGAAAATGTACGTGCTCCAGGCACCTACACTGAAGACCCGCGCCGCAAATACCCTGCCAGGAGTCGGGAGTTCTACACAGAATGGGACCCGTACCAGGGGGACTATTATGACCCACGTTACTATGATGACCCTCGGGAGTACAGGGATTACCGTGACCCCTATGAGCAGGACATTCGGAAATACAGTTACCTCCAACGGGAGAGAGAGCGTGAGAGGGAACGTTTTGAAACAGACCGTGAGCGTGACCATAGCCGACGGACTATTGAACGCAGCCAGAGCCCCTCACATCCCCGCCGTGCTGCTAGCCCTGCCGCTTCTCCATCCCCGTCTGAGCGTCTGCCCAGCGACTCTGAGCGCCGCATCTATAGCCGCTCCTCTGAGAGAAGCGGAAGCTGCAGCTCACTGTCACCTCCCCGCTACGAGAAACCCGATAAAGCACGGCCTGACTGGTACAGCAAGAATGAGAAGCTGGAAAAAGAACGGCAGTTATTTGAGTTAGAACGTGCCACCGGGGGCGAGAAGGATAAACGGGCTGTGCGTAAGGAAAAAGCAGAGAAAGGTGAGAAGGGGGAGAAGCAGAAGTTAAGGAAGCTGAAGGTGCCGTCCCCCAGTCTCCCCTCATCTGAGACGGACCCAGAACCAGATCAGGAGACCAGTCCAGAGACAGGTCCTCGATGCAAAGGTGGTAAGGTGACTGTTAAAGAGAAGGACACTGCTGGAAAAGGGCGCCTTGATCTTCCACCTTGTGTGGTGCAGCTCACACGGGTCAAAGAGAAGGAAGGAAAACTGCTGGAGCAGGCTGCAGGGGAAAAGCTGCGTCTGAAGGGTGAGAATGACAGTGTGCGCTCTCCTCCTCCCCTTCCATCTTCCATTGACCAAAAAGGACTAACTTCACGGCAGGATATTCAGAAGGGAGAACTTCCCAAGCAGTGCAAAGTCTCCAAGGAAAAGAGTTTGGCAAGCCAGGTAGAAGTGGTAGACAGGGAAGGCAAGGTAAAACCTAAAAAGCACATGAAACCTGAACCAGGGTTTGATGGCACTAACTCATCTATTGAAGTAGACAGACTAGCTGCTCGGAAGAGACGTTTTGGAGATTCTGCtggaaaaatagaaaaattgaAAAGGGGGatccaggaggaagaagagggcAGACTGGGACTGAAGAAATCATGTGACAGCATTGTGGCAAAAGAAGTGGAAGCTGATAGGAAGATCTTTCGAAAGGAAGCACataagagggagcatcgcaaagGTAAATCAGAACGGCTGGTTACTGTCTGTAGCCCAAAAGAAGAGCTGGACACAGAAGGAATGCCTCTAGGCTTGGGGCTTAGCCTTAACCTGCAGGCTCGACTGGGGGAACCGGCAGAGGAGAGCACTGATCTGGTTGATTTTCCAGGAAGAAAGACAGGGATCATCCTAAAGAATCAAAGTCACATCACCCAGATGTTTCCTGATGACGTGAGTTTGGATCAAGATGATATAGAGGAACAGGAGCAACCAAACTTCCTTGATCTAGTTGACCAGTCTTTGGTGCAGGAAAAAGGTACTGGGGAGGCTGATGAACGTCTTTCTGTGGACATTGATCACTCTCAAAGCTGCCGCAAACAAATGGAGCAGAACCGAAGGCTCCGGCAGCAGCTGCAGGAGCATGACAAGTCGGATAAACCTGAAAATCCACATGGCGCAGACTCTGAGGATTTTGATCGGAGAAGCTTAGTGCATGAGGTGGGAAAGCCACCTCAGGATGTTACGGATGACTCTCCACCTAACAAACGTAAAAAGATGGAGATTCTTGATTTTGATATGAATGTTAAAAGGGAAAGAAACTATAGAAGTTCTCGGCAAGTGAGTGAGGATTCTGAAAAAAACACTTCCTCGATGCCAGGGTTAAGGCACTTTTCCTACCAAGAGGAAGACAATACTGCAGAATCACCTCGACTGGTTTCTATAAAAGAGGCCAAAGACTCACCTAAATTAGAAGTCTACTCACACATGGATATACTGAAGTATAGCTTTGATTCGACTAGTAATCGGGGACGGTCGTCCCATACTGAATTGTCTAAAGTGAAAGTTGTGTCTCTGGGGTGTGAGGAGGAGCAGCGCTGGGAGAGCAGGGTGAAACAGGACCCATTACGACTTGACATGAGTTTCCCAAGCAGCATTGTGAAACGTGAAGGCATCCGCAAGCGCCTTGTGCGTGAACTGGAGCCTGGAGAAGTACAGTCAGACTCTGATGAGGACAGTGAGAACAAGCACCACTCCCCCAAGCCCTCTACATCTCTCTCTTTCCTTCTTAGGGAACGTGAAGATAGGTTGTCAGACCTCAAGCTGTCTGGCTCCCTAGAGAGGAACAAATTTTATTCCTTTGCACTGGATCAGACTATAACACCAGATACTAAAGCATTGCTGGAACGAGCAAAGTCATTGTCCTCGTCCCGAGAGGATAACTGGTCATTCCTGGATCGTGACTCTCGCTTCGCCAGCTTCCGAAGCACCAAAGATAAAGAAAAGGTGGAGTCTGCCCCAAGGCCTATTCCCTCCTGGTAcatgaagaaaaagaaaatccgTACTGACTCAGACGGCAAGCTTGATGACAAGAAAGAAGAACCTAAGCCAGAAGAACATGAACGACAGGAGCTGTTTGCCTCTCGCTTTCTCCACAGCTCTATTTTTGAGCAGGACTCAAGGCGCTTGCAACATCTTGAACGCAAGGATCCAGACACAGAACTTAACATTAGTAGATATGCTGGGAGGCAAAGTTCTACTGAGGCACAACCTGGAACAGGTGGATCCGACCTCCTGCAAGAACCCATGGTACTCTTTCATAGCCGTTTTTTAGAGTTACAGCAACAGAAAGAAAGGGACCTGCGGCCCAAAGAGATAGAGAAAATGAATAGTGCTGATGGGCATGAGAGGGAAAAGTTGCAAGAATGTGAGCAGGAACAGTCACGGTCATCGCCAAAAGTGCCTGAGCTGACAGTGGATCCAGACGTTAAACCCATCAGTCCTAGTGCAGGAGTTGCAGTTTCACATCCCACTTCAGTACCTCGAGATATGACACTACCCCAGGATAAACCCATGGTACAGAGTATTTctgctaaagaagaaaaaggtgcGTCTGTTGCTGATGTTTACTTGCCTccttcactgcctgtggcagagATACCGCCACCTGGCCCTAGCAGCGTTGTAACCCTTGAGGCCATTTCCTCTGAGGCAGACGTTAAAATGCATTCTAAGGAAGAGTTGTGTGAATCCAAGAATCAAGTAAAAAATACAGCTACTATAGAACAGTCCTCTTACCTGGATGTTAAACCTCCTACTCCTGGTGCCTCGCTTAGCAGTTTAGAGCCAGAGCCCCACCCTACGGAGTTTCCAATTCCTGTTTCCCCTAAATCTGAGGAAAACACAGATACTACTAAAGAAGAGGCCTTGTCAGAAAAATGTGATCAAATAGACAGTAATATTCCCCAGAAAATGGAAGAGTCGCAGGAGGTTCAATTGCTGGTCTCTGAAACTGAGGTTGAGCCAGTGCTGCCACCTCGAAAACAACCCAAGAACAAACGAGCTAAGCCAATCTCTGCACCAACACCTTCTCTGGTCCAAACAGCTGGTGCTGAGAAACCAGCCATCCGCAAGAGTGAGCGGATTGACAGAGAGAAGCTTAAACGGGCATCTTCTCCTCGAGGAGAGGCTTTCAAACCAGCCACTGATTCTAAAAACACAGCTAAATCCCCGATCCATGCTCCAGACACAGATCAAAGTTATGAGGTGAGCTTGCTACATGGCAGGACTCGGCGCAGAAATGTAAGGTCTGTTTATGCAACCCCTGTAGAAGATGAGACTCCTCAGCAGTCAAGTAAGGAAGTTACAGAATCCCCTCGTCCTACTCGCAAGCGGTGTGCTGAAAGAGAGCTagtacagcagcagcagccttctcAGGATACATTAGCTGCCCCACCCCGGCGAGGACGCCCTCCCAAAACACGTCGGCGAGGAGAAGATATGTCACCGGTGAAGGGAGAGCCACCGAAAACATCAGAGGGAGAAGAAACTGACAGCAAAGACCTTTGTAGCAGCGGTGAAGTTGCCAAAGTTACTGAGGGGTGGCGTTCACCCCGTACACAGAAAGTGCAGCTTACCCAAGGATCCCCACCTGCTAGCTCTGTACAAGGTCGGAAGGGGGTCAAAGCAGACAAGACACCTGAGAATACAGGTCCACAGATGGAGCGCTCAGGGGGTGATGCTGCTGGTATTTTAGATTCCACAGCTAAGTCAAAGGAGGAATTGCTTGAGCAGTGTGGGAAACTCATAGGAAATGAGATACAAGATATGACAATGGAAAAAGGAGAGAAAGACAGTGATATTCCAGATCTAACGGAAAGGAAACTAGATGAAGAAAAAGCTGGTGATAAATTGGAAACGTCAGTCACAGAAAAGCGGCCTCCAGCTGAGAAAAGTGGAAAAACAAAAGCGGCGAGACTGACACGCAACACTAAGATGGCAATAGAGGATAATTCCCTGAGCTTGAAGAACCTTGAGATCCGTTTGAGTGTAGATGATGTGAAAGGTGTGCTGCGTTCTGGTGAAGAGGAGTCTGAATCTTTTGACACCTCTCTAAAAAAGACCAAGTCAGGTGCATCTGCGAAAGAAGATTCACTGACGCCTCCTGTCATCAAGGCATCAGAGCTCAGTTCTGAAAAGAAGGAAGAGGTGTTGTCAGACCCTGAGCCTCCTGCTGATCCGGCAGCTGCATTGCTAGCCCGTCAGATGGAACTGGAGAGGGCAGTAGAGAATATTGCTAAACTCAGTGTGGAGCCACCCCTTCCAATTTACAAGGAACCTCAAACAGAACCACCAACCTTGATATCACCGGTAACGGTGGAGCCAGAAAACGAGGTTGAGGAAGAGAAGCCTGCGAATCCTTCTAGTGAGACTGAACTTGAAGCTGCCATTTATTCAATTACTGCTGATGCAGATGGATTCACAGCCCCACCTACTTATGCAACTCTTGTCCCTACCCCAGAGCCACTGGCAATCCCCAGTACCAGTGAGTGCATGGAACCAGAGACAGACGTGGTTATCAGTAACATTATGGACACAGACAGAGGATTGATTCCAGATTCTAAAGTTTCAGAATCCGCTGCCGGTGAGGCCTCTACGCAGGATGGGTCTCCTCAACCAGGCACTCCCAGGAAAGGTAGTAAAGTTAGAGCCAAGCCTCAAAAGAAGTCTAAAAGCCGTAGAACTCAGACCAACAGGAAGGGGGATGTGACAGAGGAGGCAGTTTTAGAACCAGAACATACACCAGTAAAAATTCCAGAGTCCATCCCTGAAGACCCACAGACTCTGAAACCCAAAGTTGGGTCAGCCTCTACAGCAGCTATTGTCACTACAGCGGCCTCCTGTAAACAGGAAGTTGTACGTGTAACTGTTGAAGCTGTGAATACTCCTAAGGAAGCAGAACAGCCTGCAGTTGAGCAACCAGAACCCCAAGAATCTGCTTTTCATTCAACCAGCAAGCTGCAGCAGCAACCTTCAGATACAGCATCACTCACACCTTCTCCAACTAGTCTGAAGTTCTCCCCTACACGTACTTGCAAGCTCCCTGTGTCCCCCCAAGACTGGCAGAATCATTCTGAGGATGGCAGAGTCCTTGCTCCATCTGCACCTCAACTCCCTGTTACGGGTCTCTCTACATCTACAGCCACAGCAGGAGTACCACCTCCTGGAAACTCCACCTTACCACCTGATACTAAAGCGTCGGACATTGACCCTAGTGCTAGCACCTTGCGCAAAATCCTTATGGAACCTAAGTATGTATCAGCCTCAAATAATTCAGCTCCAAGCGCACTTCTTACAACCTCCATGAGGGATCCACGGATGTCAGAGAATGATAATTCTTGTGAGCTGATAACTGTCAAGCCCTGCATACCTGATGAAAGGCCTTCAACTGTCACCCCCCATCCTGTACACCAGCAGTCGTCCCTTCCACCGCCACCTGAGGTCCAGCAAGCTTATAGTGAGAAAATGGTCAATTCTGTAATATCCTCAACAGGTACCTCAGTTATAAGCCGCATTCCAATCCCCTTTGATTCGGAGGAGGCACCACGTATTTCTTTGAGCAGTCGTAACTCGGGGATGTCACTGCCGAAGCAAAAGTATCGATCTGGCATCAGTGAGAACAGGTATCATGGGCTAGCTATGGGCGAAGAAGGAAGTCGTGGAGGACGAGCTATGGTAGAGAGTGCAGCCTACAGCACAGGTGCCAGCCCTGGGCTGAGGGTGAACACCTCTGAGGGCGTAGTGGTACTGAGCTACTCTGGACAGAAGACTGAGGGGCGTCAGCGTATAAGTGCAAAGATTAGCCAGATCCCACCAGCCAGTGCAGTTGATATTGAGTTCCAACAATCTGTGTCTAAACCCCAGATTAAGCAGGAGCCACTCACTCcttcccagccccccaccccaaaggcTTCACAAACGGCCACTGCATATAGCCACAGTGTTTTAGCTGGTCAGTCTTACAACACTCAGCCTGTCATTTCTACCATTAAACAGGAGAATCCTGGATCAGACAAGTCAGAATTACCATATCATACTGGGCCTCCAGCTGGCACTGTGAAGATGCACTCACAGTCTGTTAGCAGCTCGCAAGTTTTGATCTACAATCAGGCTATGTTGCAGCAACAGCAGAATATTAAAAAAGGGATGGTAACTGATCCAATACCCCTCAAGGTTGACTCAGGTAAACCTCAGTCCTCTAACTTGAGCCCTGTGATGAGTCCCCACCACCCCTCTCTGTCTGGGAACCACATGGGTTCAAGTCCTGGGACACCTACCGACAGAACTGTGCCGCACTTGAAACAAGAGCCTCACTCACCCCGAACATCGGGCCATTCACCATCTCCATTTTCCAAAGTCTGCCCTCCGAGTAGCTCTGTGTCCCCCATTGGCACTTCTGTGGTCCTTGGCCCGGGCATGTCAGCTATATCCCAGTTTGTACATCACCCGGAGCAGTCAGTCATTATGCCTCCTCATAGTGTCACTCAGTCTGTTTCTCTGAGCCACCTCTCTCAGAGTGATGTGAGGTTGAACACTCCTCCTCTGTCTGGAATAGGCTATGGGATGCGTTCGGAGACTCTAGCCTCTCCACGTTCGGGGAACCAGCAGCGCTCAAGCACGCCTCAGCCTGCAGGCATCAGAGACATGGTGCTGCAGTCCCACACCGGCTGCACCGGGGGCAGCAGTGGGACATCAGAGGAAGATGTCAGACACTTTCATCAGGGACTGCGTAGGCCATCTGCACCTCAggtgcagtcagatgttatggTGATGCCAAGTGACTACTGTGGACTACACCATGGAGCAAGCTTGTATGGCCTACCATCCAGAGATGTAAGGATACTAATGCACCACCAGCTTGGAGAACATGCATCCACAGAGGCACGCCAAGCCCGTACCCCAGAAACTGGCTGCTCATCTTCCTCTAGCAACATTTCTTCATCCTCCGCTTCCAAAGCCCCACCTGTTGGAAAAGGTGTGACACAGGCAGGAAAGGACTCCACAAAAACCACAGATGTGAAAGTGCCACAGTCTCCGCATGCTGAAGGCAGGATCTTGGGGGTACATCCCACTGTGCCTGTCATGGTGTCCAACCCGGGGGTGCAGCTTCTGCACGGAGGGGCTGCCAGCACATTCCCAGAATACTCTGCAGTGTACCGAGACATGCGGGGGTTTCACTCTCAGTATGCTGGTCCCTCTGCCATGGGAATCAATCTGCCTCCCCGCAGCATCACCCCCTCACAG GATGGCGAGCACAGTCACAGGAGCAAAACTCCTCAGGTACCATCAGGAGCTGTGGGAGACCTCAAAGCAGAAGGTTCACATCATCGGCACACAGGCACTATTGACCTCTCCCGAGCACAAGGTGATGCAGGCTCACCGTCATACGCCTCTCCCGTTCCAATCTCTCACAAATTGGATTCAGTACAAACATCCGTGACGAAGGGCTCTGTGTCCTTCCTACCATCTCACCTGCCGTCGTCTGGCTCCGGCCAGATGCGGGATGAAGGCAAGCTGGAGCACACAGCAAACCGCACTATGGACATGGTGCAGCTGCTGAAG AAGTACCCCATTGTGTGGCAGGGTCACTTGGCCCTCAAGAACGATACAGCCGCTGTCCAACTGCACTTTGTCTCAGGCAACAACGTGCTTGCACACCGCTCTCTGCCCCCACCGGAGGGGGGGCCTCTGCTGCGTATAGTGCAGAGGATGAGACTGGAGGCCTCACAGCTGGAGGGAGTCACTCGCCGGATGATG GTGGAGAGTGACTACTGCCTCCTGCTGGCTCTTCCTTGTGGACGTGACCAGGAGGATGTCTTGAACCAGACGCATGCCCTCAAGGGCGGCTTCATTACCTACCTGCAGGCCAAGCAAGCTGCTGGCATCATCAACGTCCCAAATCCAGGCTCTAACCAG CCGGCCTACGTGCTGCAGATCTTCCCGCCTTGTGAGTTTTCAGAGAGTCACCTGTCTCGTTTGGCTCCAGACCTGCTCAGCAGCATCTCCAGCATCTCGCCCCATCTGATGATTGTTATCGCCTCTGTGTAG